The following proteins are co-located in the Pseudomonas sp. ATCC 13867 genome:
- a CDS encoding histidine kinase yields MNTAPSTEPSANDRIFVGSPPASRTALRKSIVVRFGCYLTLLVSLALAGMFSALLFADYSHQDAAVINQAGSLRMLTYRLALDPSPINRQALQSTLAARLDNDEITRLLRRSDVDAPIRQQHDQLRQELNKLDLSQEPTLSTLDTFVSHIDAFVGTLQNNAEQRSQMLSTVQGLCLFLSLLVVFISLYDLSYHVVGPLRDLTSTARRLGEGDLSARVSSSGEDELSQLGERFNQMATELQAIYRELEARVEDKTRDLSNSHQRLELLYASARRLGQDPYDERTLQPLLNQLERVLQGGKVTLCLNKDGVERAYTSLTTDGITGSFCLQGNCGDCRAQAAHCGEPSRGINPLLMQPLTIGEHRFGELFIETTSGRLEDWQRQFVEGFCDNIARTFALSLQQEQENRLALFAERSTIARELHDSLAQSLSYLKIQVSRLATLLKRDVPPQKIEETLDELREGLNSAYRQLRELLTTFRLSLEQSSLEAALVKTVEEFGERGDLSIELDNRLAHIPLNPNEEIHILQIVREALSNVVRHAQASHAKVSLAEDADDQVCITIDDDGVGFDPAQSRNGHYGLSIMRERSQTLEATFTIVPREPLGTRVSVRFTHKPLSQHPENPS; encoded by the coding sequence ATGAACACCGCACCTTCGACCGAGCCTTCCGCGAACGACCGAATCTTTGTGGGTAGTCCGCCCGCCAGCCGCACGGCCCTGCGCAAATCCATCGTCGTCCGCTTCGGCTGCTACCTCACCCTGCTGGTTTCCCTGGCGCTCGCCGGCATGTTCAGCGCCCTGCTGTTCGCCGACTACTCGCACCAGGACGCCGCAGTGATCAACCAGGCCGGCTCGCTGCGCATGCTCACTTACCGCCTGGCGCTGGATCCGTCGCCGATCAACCGCCAGGCGCTGCAGTCGACCCTCGCCGCGCGTCTGGACAACGACGAAATCACCCGCCTGCTGCGCCGCTCCGACGTCGACGCGCCGATCCGCCAGCAGCATGATCAGTTGCGCCAGGAGCTGAACAAGCTCGACCTCTCCCAGGAACCGACACTGAGCACCCTGGACACCTTCGTCAGCCACATCGATGCCTTCGTCGGCACGCTCCAGAACAACGCCGAGCAGCGCTCGCAGATGCTCAGCACAGTGCAGGGCCTGTGCCTGTTCCTCAGCCTGCTGGTGGTCTTCATCAGCCTCTATGACCTGAGCTACCACGTGGTCGGTCCGCTGCGCGACCTCACCAGCACCGCCCGCCGGCTCGGAGAGGGCGACCTCAGCGCGCGGGTCAGCAGCAGCGGCGAGGACGAACTGAGCCAACTGGGCGAACGCTTCAACCAGATGGCAACGGAGCTGCAGGCCATCTACCGCGAACTGGAGGCGCGGGTGGAAGACAAGACCCGCGACCTCTCCAACAGCCACCAGCGCCTGGAGCTGCTCTACGCCAGCGCCCGCCGCCTGGGCCAGGACCCCTATGACGAACGCACTCTGCAACCGCTGCTGAACCAGCTGGAGCGCGTACTGCAGGGCGGCAAGGTGACCCTGTGCCTGAACAAGGACGGCGTTGAACGCGCCTACACCTCGCTCACTACCGACGGCATCACCGGCAGCTTCTGCCTGCAGGGCAACTGCGGCGACTGCCGCGCCCAGGCCGCCCACTGCGGCGAACCGAGCCGGGGCATCAACCCGTTACTGATGCAACCGCTGACCATCGGCGAACACCGCTTCGGCGAGCTGTTCATCGAGACCACCAGCGGCCGCCTGGAAGACTGGCAGCGGCAGTTCGTCGAAGGTTTCTGCGACAACATCGCGCGCACCTTCGCCCTGTCCCTGCAGCAGGAACAGGAAAACCGGCTGGCGCTGTTCGCCGAGCGCAGCACCATCGCCCGCGAGCTGCACGACTCGCTGGCACAGTCGCTGTCCTACCTGAAGATCCAGGTCAGCCGCCTGGCCACCCTGCTCAAGCGTGACGTGCCGCCGCAGAAGATCGAGGAAACCCTCGACGAGCTGCGCGAAGGCCTCAACAGCGCCTACCGCCAGCTGCGCGAACTGCTCACCACCTTCCGCCTGAGCCTGGAGCAATCCAGCCTGGAAGCGGCGCTGGTGAAGACCGTGGAAGAGTTCGGCGAGCGCGGCGACCTGTCCATCGAACTGGACAACCGCCTGGCGCACATCCCTCTCAACCCCAACGAGGAAATCCACATCCTGCAGATCGTCCGCGAGGCGCTCTCCAATGTGGTGCGTCACGCCCAAGCGAGCCACGCCAAGGTGAGCCTCGCCGAAGACGCCGACGACCAGGTGTGCATCACCATCGATGATGACGGAGTGGGCTTTGACCCAGCGCAGAGCCGTAACGGCCACTATGGGCTTAGCATCATGCGTGAGCGCAGCCAGACTCTGGAAGCCACCTTCACCATCGTCCCGCGCGAACCGCTGGGCACCCGTGTCAGCGTACGCTTCACCCACAAACCCCTGTCGCAACACCCGGAGAACCCCTCATGA
- the narL gene encoding two-component system response regulator NarL: MTATPTDDRARILLVDDHPMMRKGVIQLLEFEEDLRVVGEASSGEEALHMAAELEPDMILLDLNMKGMNGLDTLRAMRENGVDARIVVFTVSDDRNDVINVLRAGADGYLLKDMEPERLLEHIRQAATGQLTISPQLTQVLAQALRGDDRPKGIEELTDRERQILRQLAHGYSNKMIARKLDITEGTVKVHVKRVLHKLGMRSRVEAAVWAVENHLV, from the coding sequence ATGACGGCCACCCCCACCGATGACCGCGCCCGCATCCTGCTCGTCGACGACCACCCGATGATGCGCAAGGGAGTGATCCAGTTGCTGGAGTTCGAAGAGGACCTGCGTGTGGTGGGCGAAGCCAGCAGCGGCGAAGAAGCCCTGCACATGGCCGCGGAACTGGAGCCGGACATGATCCTGCTCGACCTGAACATGAAAGGCATGAACGGCCTGGATACCCTGCGGGCGATGCGCGAGAACGGCGTGGATGCGCGCATCGTGGTGTTCACCGTCTCGGACGATCGCAACGACGTGATCAACGTATTGCGCGCCGGTGCCGACGGCTACCTGCTCAAGGACATGGAGCCCGAGCGCCTGCTGGAACACATCCGCCAGGCTGCCACCGGCCAGCTCACCATCAGCCCGCAACTGACCCAGGTGCTGGCCCAGGCCCTGCGTGGCGACGACCGTCCCAAGGGCATCGAGGAACTCACCGACCGCGAACGGCAGATCCTCCGCCAGCTCGCCCACGGCTACAGCAACAAGATGATCGCGCGAAAGCTCGACATCACCGAAGGCACGGTGAAAGTCCACGTCAAGCGCGTGCTGCACAAGCTGGGCATGCGCTCGCGCGTCGAGGCGGCAGTCTGGGCAGTAGAGAACCATCTGGTCTGA
- a CDS encoding putative zinc-binding protein, with product MPPSPHLPLVYSCSGCSNLAQLANDLALRLDRDGLAEMSCIAGVGGDVPALVKKACSGRPIIAVDGCHLHCVQNCLARHGVKAEHEITLTEYGLKKRYGQDAPVQDFEMLYEELQFLVRVPA from the coding sequence ATGCCGCCCTCGCCGCACCTGCCCCTCGTCTACTCCTGCTCCGGCTGCTCCAACCTCGCGCAGCTGGCCAATGACCTCGCCCTGCGCCTGGACCGTGACGGTCTGGCGGAAATGTCCTGCATCGCGGGCGTAGGTGGCGACGTACCGGCGCTGGTGAAGAAGGCCTGCTCCGGTCGGCCGATCATCGCCGTGGACGGCTGCCACCTGCACTGCGTGCAGAACTGCCTGGCACGTCACGGGGTGAAGGCCGAGCACGAGATCACCCTGACCGAGTACGGCCTGAAGAAACGCTACGGCCAGGATGCGCCGGTACAGGACTTCGAGATGCTCTACGAGGAATTGCAGTTCCTCGTACGCGTCCCGGCCTGA
- the ubiT gene encoding ubiquinone anaerobic biosynthesis accessory factor UbiT, whose translation MLTLETGALRVADRLLPLAARVPLGLQRAVLQRAANRLFAEPLADGAFDILDGHWLRLEVSDLGLGWSFTRGRDGLRFADACVPSVTIRGSWRDFLLLAGRQEDPDTLFFRRRLVIEGDTELGLAVKNLIDSLDPDSLPAWLWSAMRRASRVVQENA comes from the coding sequence GTGCTGACTCTCGAAACCGGCGCCTTGCGCGTCGCCGATCGCCTCCTGCCACTGGCCGCCCGTGTCCCTCTGGGGTTGCAGCGGGCGGTGCTGCAGCGCGCCGCCAACCGGCTGTTCGCCGAACCCCTGGCGGACGGCGCCTTCGACATCCTCGATGGGCACTGGCTACGCCTGGAGGTGAGTGATCTCGGCCTGGGCTGGAGCTTTACGCGTGGCCGTGACGGCCTGCGTTTCGCCGATGCCTGTGTACCAAGCGTCACCATTCGTGGCAGCTGGCGTGATTTTCTGTTGCTGGCGGGACGGCAGGAGGATCCGGACACGTTGTTCTTCCGCCGTCGTCTGGTGATCGAGGGCGATACGGAGCTGGGGCTGGCAGTGAAAAACCTGATCGACAGCCTCGACCCGGACAGTCTGCCGGCCTGGCTGTGGAGCGCCATGCGCCGCGCCAGCCGGGTAGTGCAGGAAAACGCCTGA
- a CDS encoding U32 family peptidase codes for MKLSLGPVLFYWDRRTLLDFYAQMAEQPLDAIYIGETVCSKRRAMSLDNWLGLGRELQQQSGAQILISGLALIEAASELSSLRRLCANGELQVEASDMGAVQILSTLGVEFVGGPALNVYNGHTLSELREAGLRRWVPPVECSGEQIHAVIEQARELGINDVETEVFAYGHLPLAYSARCFTARAENRPKDDCQFCCMNYPEGMSMLSQEGMPLFTLNGIQTMSGEVSNLLADYASLRDCGADLLRLSPRAEGMVDVVQAFDRVRKGVTPPLAVTGCNGYWHGRPGMLRSDEVNLC; via the coding sequence ATGAAACTCAGCTTAGGACCGGTGCTGTTCTACTGGGACCGCCGGACACTCCTGGATTTTTATGCGCAGATGGCCGAACAGCCGCTGGACGCCATCTATATCGGCGAGACCGTCTGCTCCAAACGCCGCGCCATGTCGCTCGACAACTGGCTGGGCCTGGGACGCGAACTGCAGCAGCAGAGCGGGGCGCAGATCCTCATCTCGGGCCTGGCGCTGATCGAGGCGGCCTCCGAGCTGTCGTCGCTTCGCCGCCTGTGCGCCAACGGCGAGCTGCAGGTCGAGGCGAGCGACATGGGCGCGGTGCAGATACTCAGTACGCTCGGCGTCGAGTTCGTCGGTGGGCCGGCGCTGAACGTCTACAACGGCCACACGTTGTCTGAACTGCGCGAAGCAGGATTGCGCCGCTGGGTGCCGCCGGTGGAGTGCTCCGGGGAGCAGATCCACGCGGTGATCGAACAGGCTCGCGAACTGGGCATCAACGATGTGGAGACCGAGGTGTTCGCCTACGGTCATCTGCCGCTGGCCTACTCGGCGCGTTGCTTCACCGCGCGGGCGGAGAACCGGCCCAAGGACGACTGCCAGTTCTGCTGCATGAACTACCCGGAGGGCATGTCGATGCTCAGCCAGGAGGGCATGCCGCTGTTCACCCTGAACGGCATCCAGACCATGTCCGGCGAGGTCAGCAACCTGCTGGCGGACTACGCCTCGCTGCGCGACTGTGGCGCCGATCTGCTGCGCTTGAGCCCCCGCGCCGAGGGGATGGTGGACGTGGTGCAGGCCTTCGACCGTGTGCGCAAGGGCGTCACGCCGCCGCTGGCGGTGACGGGTTGCAACGGATACTGGCATGGCCGTCCGGGCATGCTGCGCAGCGATGAGGTGAACCTGTGCTGA
- the ubiU gene encoding ubiquinone anaerobic biosynthesis protein UbiU: protein MQLVCPAGSLPALKSALREGADAIYVGFRDDTNARHFAGLNLDDRQLRQGVDLIHGAGKQMYVAVNTYPGAAGWARWQRAVDHAADLGVDALIAADCAVLGYAAKRHPDLALHLSVQGSATNVAALAFYHERYGIRRAVLPRVLSLAQVRQVAANSPVPIEVFAFGSLCIMAEGRCHLSSYVTGESPNLCGVCSPAKAVRWSEEPEGLTSRLNDVLIDRYAPDEPAGYPTLCKGRFVVNGERFHALEEPTSLNTIDLIPQLAEIGVAAVKIEGRQRSPAYVEQVTRVWRQALDAWKRAPENYRALTQWQDALDKLSEGHQTTLGAYHRSWQ from the coding sequence ATGCAACTGGTCTGTCCGGCGGGGAGTTTGCCCGCCTTGAAGTCGGCCTTGCGCGAAGGGGCCGACGCCATCTATGTCGGTTTTCGCGATGACACCAATGCCCGGCACTTCGCCGGCCTCAACCTCGATGACCGCCAGCTGCGCCAGGGCGTGGACCTCATCCACGGCGCCGGCAAGCAGATGTACGTGGCGGTCAACACCTACCCCGGCGCGGCCGGCTGGGCGCGCTGGCAACGCGCCGTGGACCACGCCGCCGACCTGGGCGTGGATGCGCTGATCGCCGCCGACTGCGCGGTGCTCGGCTACGCCGCCAAGCGCCATCCCGACCTCGCGCTGCACCTCTCGGTGCAGGGCTCGGCCACCAACGTCGCGGCGCTGGCGTTCTACCACGAGCGCTACGGCATCCGCCGCGCCGTACTGCCGCGCGTGCTGTCGCTGGCGCAGGTGCGCCAGGTGGCGGCGAACAGCCCGGTGCCCATCGAAGTCTTCGCCTTCGGCAGCCTGTGCATCATGGCCGAGGGACGCTGCCACCTGTCGTCCTATGTCACCGGCGAGTCGCCCAACCTCTGCGGCGTCTGCTCGCCGGCCAAGGCGGTGCGCTGGAGCGAGGAGCCCGAGGGCCTGACCTCGCGCCTCAACGACGTGCTGATCGACCGCTACGCGCCGGACGAACCGGCCGGCTACCCGACCCTGTGCAAGGGCCGTTTCGTGGTCAACGGCGAGCGCTTCCATGCCCTGGAGGAGCCCACCAGCCTGAATACCATCGACCTGATCCCGCAACTGGCGGAAATCGGTGTGGCGGCGGTGAAGATCGAGGGCCGGCAACGCAGCCCGGCCTATGTCGAGCAGGTCACCCGCGTCTGGCGCCAGGCGCTGGATGCGTGGAAGCGCGCGCCCGAGAACTACCGCGCGCTGACGCAGTGGCAGGACGCCCTGGACAAGCTTTCCGAAGGCCACCAGACAACCCTGGGCGCCTACCATCGCTCCTGGCAGTGA
- a CDS encoding molybdopterin molybdotransferase MoeA: MSGCGCSGAGLRPVDEAIAALMDFVPLAPPTVRIDLENALGRILAEDIRSPIDLPLWDNSAMDGYALRSADTGAAGARLKVAGYIAAGDAAQVELQPGEAMRIFTGAPLPPGADSVIAQEDCCVDGDWLQVPQVVRGNHVRLRGEELCDGDMLLGAGRKLRAQDLGLLASVGIDRVPVYRPLRVCLLSSGDELREPGERLAPGQIYNANRFSIGALLRGWGMEVHDYGVLADTLAASRDALNLAASEWDVLITSGGVSVGDRDYLKQAIRELGELHLWKLKMQPGKPLAFGSISGKPWIGLPGNPAAALVTALVVARPFLWRAQGRTEVETLPASLPAGFEWPVANSRRQYLRARLELDVQGVARVHMHPQQGSAMLRAASWADGLAVVEAGRTLRLGDPVPFLSFSELGA, encoded by the coding sequence ATGAGCGGCTGCGGTTGTTCCGGCGCCGGCCTGCGGCCGGTGGACGAGGCCATCGCCGCGCTGATGGATTTCGTTCCTCTGGCGCCGCCGACCGTGCGCATCGACCTGGAGAACGCCCTGGGCCGCATCCTGGCCGAGGACATTCGCTCACCCATCGACCTGCCGCTGTGGGACAACAGCGCGATGGACGGCTACGCCCTGCGCAGCGCCGATACCGGCGCTGCCGGCGCACGGCTGAAAGTCGCCGGCTACATCGCGGCGGGCGACGCGGCGCAGGTCGAACTGCAACCGGGCGAGGCCATGCGCATCTTCACCGGCGCGCCGCTGCCGCCGGGCGCCGACAGTGTGATCGCCCAGGAGGATTGCTGCGTCGACGGCGATTGGCTGCAGGTGCCGCAGGTTGTCCGTGGCAACCATGTGCGCCTGCGTGGCGAGGAGCTCTGCGACGGCGACATGCTGCTTGGCGCCGGGAGAAAACTGCGGGCCCAGGACCTCGGCCTGCTGGCCAGTGTCGGCATCGACCGCGTGCCGGTGTATCGGCCTTTGCGCGTCTGCCTGCTGAGTAGCGGCGACGAACTGCGCGAGCCGGGCGAGCGACTGGCGCCGGGGCAGATCTACAACGCCAACCGCTTCAGCATCGGCGCGCTGCTGCGCGGCTGGGGCATGGAAGTACACGACTACGGCGTGCTCGCCGATACCCTGGCGGCCAGCCGCGATGCGCTGAACCTCGCCGCATCCGAGTGGGACGTGCTGATCACCAGCGGCGGCGTGTCGGTGGGTGACCGCGACTACCTCAAGCAGGCGATCCGCGAACTGGGCGAGCTGCACCTGTGGAAACTGAAGATGCAGCCGGGCAAGCCGCTGGCGTTCGGCAGCATCTCCGGCAAGCCGTGGATCGGCTTGCCGGGCAACCCGGCTGCCGCGCTGGTTACGGCGCTGGTGGTGGCGCGGCCATTCCTCTGGCGCGCCCAGGGGCGCACGGAGGTCGAGACGTTACCGGCCTCGCTGCCGGCGGGCTTCGAATGGCCGGTTGCCAACTCGCGCCGTCAGTACCTGCGCGCGCGCCTGGAACTCGACGTCCAGGGAGTGGCGCGCGTCCACATGCACCCGCAACAGGGTTCGGCCATGTTGCGCGCGGCGAGCTGGGCCGACGGTCTGGCGGTGGTGGAAGCCGGGCGCACGCTGCGCCTGGGTGATCCGGTGCCATTTCTGTCGTTCAGCGAACTCGGCGCCTGA
- the moaB gene encoding molybdenum cofactor biosynthesis protein B yields the protein MSHLSTQEFQPLEIAVLTVSDTRSLHNDTSGQALVTSLQRAGHALSERQLVIDDIYQIRAVVSAWIADPKVQVGLITGGTGFTDRDNTPQAVAPLLERTVDGFGELFRQISREEIGTSTIQSRAIAGITNGTLICCLPGSTGACLTAWEKILVHQLDSRTRPCNFVPHLKRLPERPVLVCGTRS from the coding sequence ATGAGTCATCTGAGCACCCAGGAATTTCAGCCGCTGGAGATTGCGGTCCTCACAGTCAGCGATACCCGGAGCCTGCACAACGACACCTCCGGCCAGGCCTTGGTGACCTCCCTGCAACGCGCCGGCCATGCCCTCTCCGAACGCCAGCTGGTCATCGACGACATCTACCAGATCCGCGCCGTGGTATCGGCCTGGATCGCCGACCCCAAGGTTCAGGTCGGCCTGATCACCGGCGGTACCGGCTTCACCGACCGCGACAACACCCCGCAGGCCGTGGCGCCGCTGCTGGAGCGCACGGTGGACGGCTTCGGCGAGCTGTTCCGGCAGATTTCCCGCGAGGAGATCGGCACTTCCACCATCCAGTCCCGCGCCATCGCCGGCATCACCAACGGCACGCTGATCTGCTGCCTGCCGGGCTCCACCGGCGCCTGCCTGACCGCCTGGGAAAAGATCCTCGTGCACCAGTTGGACAGTCGCACCCGACCGTGCAATTTCGTCCCCCATCTCAAGCGTTTGCCTGAGCGCCCGGTGCTGGTCTGCGGTACCCGGTCATGA
- a CDS encoding C69 family dipeptidase — MYKPNFALKALAAALLVGGFCQSALACTTIIAGRKATADGSILVARLEDYTYNNHAKRFVVVPHQAYKDGDTLSFDNGVSVPAPKVGLRYTAMRDWNGDQRGALGPWSEFGANEAGVILSATNSTEPNDKAAKADPLVADEGGVIEAILPDLILSQARSAREGVELLGKYVESLGAGETNGIQIADDQEAWLFEIGSGHHWIAVRVPDDGYVVMANGMRVQDADLTDKANVLSSADIAEFVEKHQLLDKVDPAKFNFAKAFGIVGDAYNVDREWLVQSKLEPARKQGIRQQQYPFYTKPEKPITVEQVASILRIDSYAGTPLDGKKPAGEQKQRPIAMERNVEAHILQVRPQMPKGLQVLSWQSLGNVRDGLLLPYYLESLRSTPRVFQQGSDDFDERSAWWTFRSLTSLAHANAKQYMPLLHGWRDRLEDSLHAAQPAQDEMLKSLAQKDGEVARAAAERFSNGTALWALDQAGVLRASILTDLTKSTEQNYSPEELDKIKHL; from the coding sequence ATGTACAAGCCCAACTTCGCGCTCAAGGCGCTCGCCGCTGCGCTGCTGGTCGGCGGTTTCTGCCAGAGCGCGCTGGCCTGCACCACCATCATCGCCGGGCGCAAGGCCACCGCCGATGGTTCCATCCTGGTCGCGCGCCTGGAGGACTACACCTATAACAACCACGCCAAACGCTTCGTCGTCGTGCCGCACCAGGCCTACAAGGACGGCGACACGCTCAGCTTCGACAACGGCGTCAGCGTTCCCGCGCCCAAGGTCGGGCTGCGCTACACCGCCATGCGCGACTGGAACGGCGACCAGCGCGGCGCCTTGGGGCCCTGGAGCGAGTTCGGCGCCAACGAGGCGGGAGTGATCCTCTCCGCCACCAACAGCACCGAACCCAATGACAAGGCCGCCAAGGCCGACCCGCTGGTGGCCGACGAGGGCGGGGTGATCGAGGCGATCCTGCCGGACCTGATCCTGTCCCAGGCCAGGAGCGCCCGCGAAGGCGTGGAACTGCTGGGCAAGTACGTGGAGAGCCTGGGCGCCGGGGAAACCAACGGCATCCAGATCGCCGACGACCAGGAGGCCTGGCTGTTCGAGATCGGCTCCGGCCACCACTGGATCGCCGTGCGCGTGCCGGACGATGGCTACGTGGTGATGGCCAACGGCATGCGCGTGCAGGATGCCGACCTCACCGACAAGGCCAACGTCCTGAGCAGCGCCGACATCGCCGAGTTCGTCGAGAAGCACCAGTTGCTGGACAAGGTCGACCCGGCGAAATTCAACTTCGCCAAGGCCTTCGGCATCGTCGGCGACGCCTACAACGTCGACCGCGAATGGCTGGTGCAGAGCAAGCTGGAGCCGGCGCGCAAGCAGGGCATCCGCCAGCAGCAGTACCCCTTCTACACCAAGCCGGAGAAGCCGATCACGGTCGAGCAGGTGGCTTCCATCCTGCGCATCGACAGCTACGCCGGCACCCCGCTGGACGGTAAGAAGCCGGCCGGCGAACAGAAGCAGCGACCCATCGCGATGGAGCGCAACGTCGAGGCGCATATCCTGCAGGTCCGCCCGCAGATGCCCAAGGGCTTGCAGGTACTGTCCTGGCAATCGCTGGGCAATGTGCGCGACGGCCTGCTGCTGCCGTATTACCTGGAAAGCCTGCGCAGTACGCCACGGGTATTCCAGCAGGGCAGCGACGATTTCGACGAGCGCTCGGCCTGGTGGACCTTCCGCAGCCTGACTTCCCTGGCCCACGCCAACGCCAAGCAGTACATGCCGCTGCTGCACGGCTGGCGCGACCGCCTGGAGGACAGCCTGCACGCGGCGCAGCCGGCCCAGGACGAGATGCTCAAGAGCCTCGCGCAGAAGGACGGCGAAGTCGCCCGTGCTGCCGCCGAGCGCTTCAGCAACGGCACCGCCCTATGGGCGCTGGACCAGGCCGGCGTCCTGCGCGCCAGCATCCTCACCGACCTGACCAAATCCACCGAGCAGAACTACAGCCCCGAGGAGCTGGACAAGATCAAGCATCTCTGA
- the moaE gene encoding molybdopterin synthase catalytic subunit MoaE, with product MTIRVQAAAFDPGVELNALHDANVGVGAVVGFVGYVRDFNDGREVGGMFLEHYPGMTEKALEKIAVEARERWPLLRLDILHRIGRLEPGEPIVFVGTASAHRQAAFDACNFVMDYLKTRAPFWKKEDTLDGPRWVEGRCSDQAAADRWER from the coding sequence ATGACGATCCGCGTCCAGGCGGCGGCGTTCGATCCGGGCGTCGAGCTCAATGCGCTGCATGACGCCAACGTTGGCGTCGGCGCGGTGGTCGGCTTCGTCGGCTACGTGCGCGATTTCAACGATGGCCGCGAAGTCGGTGGCATGTTCCTCGAACACTATCCCGGCATGACCGAGAAGGCCCTGGAGAAGATCGCCGTCGAGGCCCGCGAGCGCTGGCCGCTGCTGCGCCTGGATATCCTCCACCGCATCGGCCGCCTGGAGCCGGGCGAACCGATCGTCTTCGTCGGCACCGCCAGCGCCCACCGCCAGGCGGCGTTCGACGCTTGCAACTTCGTGATGGATTACCTCAAGACCCGCGCGCCGTTCTGGAAGAAGGAAGACACCCTCGACGGCCCGCGCTGGGTCGAAGGGCGCTGCAGCGACCAGGCCGCCGCCGACCGCTGGGAGCGCTGA
- a CDS encoding MoaD/ThiS family protein, with translation MIRVQYFARYREALGVDGEQLNWSPSLTSLDDLRGLLLERGGAWAVLAEQNLMCARNQELCSLDEPLADGDEVAFFPTVTGG, from the coding sequence ATGATCCGCGTGCAGTACTTCGCCCGTTACCGCGAAGCCCTCGGCGTGGACGGCGAGCAACTGAACTGGAGTCCATCCCTGACCAGTCTCGACGACCTGCGCGGGCTGCTGCTGGAACGTGGCGGCGCCTGGGCTGTGCTCGCTGAGCAGAACCTGATGTGCGCGCGCAACCAGGAGCTGTGCTCCCTGGACGAGCCCCTCGCCGATGGCGACGAGGTAGCGTTCTTCCCCACCGTGACCGGAGGATGA
- the moaC gene encoding cyclic pyranopterin monophosphate synthase MoaC, which yields MLTHLDSQGRANMVDVTEKAVTSREAVAEARVRMRPDTLKLIQDGGHPKGDVFAVARIAGIQAAKKTHELIPLCHPLLLTSVKVELEPEGNDTVHIVARCKLAGQTGVEMEALTAASVAALTIYDMCKAVDRGMTIESVRLLEKLGGKSGHYLAENGVAGGTP from the coding sequence GTGCTGACCCATCTCGATTCCCAAGGCCGCGCCAACATGGTCGACGTCACCGAAAAAGCCGTGACGTCCCGTGAGGCGGTGGCCGAAGCCCGGGTGCGCATGCGCCCGGATACCCTCAAGCTGATCCAGGACGGCGGCCATCCCAAGGGCGACGTGTTCGCCGTGGCACGCATCGCCGGCATCCAGGCGGCGAAGAAGACCCATGAACTGATCCCGCTGTGCCATCCGCTGCTGCTCACCAGCGTCAAGGTCGAGCTGGAGCCCGAGGGCAACGATACCGTGCACATCGTCGCCCGCTGCAAGCTGGCCGGGCAGACCGGCGTGGAGATGGAGGCCCTGACCGCCGCCAGCGTCGCCGCCCTGACCATCTATGACATGTGCAAGGCCGTGGACCGCGGCATGACCATCGAAAGCGTGCGCCTGCTGGAGAAGCTCGGCGGCAAGAGTGGCCATTACTTGGCAGAAAATGGCGTAGCAGGAGGCACCCCATGA